In Sphingobacterium sp. SRCM116780, the genomic stretch ATCATAACAATACAAAGATATATGTTTTATTATATACTATGCAATACATAGTACTGTAAAAAATAAAAGTATTTTACAATTAACTGATTATCAGATATATAATTTTACAATTATTTGAATAATAAAATTCATTTTTTATTTTATTTATAATTACTTTAGCACGAAAATTGATTATAAGGACGCATGATAAGATTGTTATTAGATTATAAGTGGGTAATGCTGTGGGCTGTAGTGGTCATTGTACTTTGTTGTATGCCTGGGCAAAGTTTTAATAAAATACCATCCTATCCTGGGATGGATAAGCTCGTGCACGCAGGTATGTTTTTCGTTTTCTGTACGTTGATTTACAATGGTGTCTTAATACAATTCAAAGGTCGACCAACAAGATGGGTTCCGATATTAATTGTTAGTATACTCGGGATTTTATTTGGATTATTAACAGAAGCTTTACAGCTCTATATTTTTACCTATAGATCTGGAGATTGGTGGGATCTTTTTGCTGACAGTGTTGGAATTGGGATGTCAGGATTTGCTTACCTGCTTTTTTATGTGAAGCGAAAATAAGCTCATTATTTACAGTTCTTAACCAAAGGAACTTATTGAAATTTTTACTTTATTGAAGAAAAATTGTAATTACCTTTGGATATATACTGGAAACAAAAGGTAATTAAGCTCTTGCCAAAGTTAAAATAGAAATTTTACAGCCTATAGCGATTAATTGCTCGGCAGCAGCAGTTATTGTCGCTCCAGTGGTCAATACATCGTCCACTAAAAGAATATGTTTGTCTTTCACAGCTGTTTCATCTGGACAAAAAAATACGTTTAGGACATTTTCATAGCGTTCTAATCTCGATTTTTGAGTTTGACTGACGGTTTCGACTTTTCGAATTAATCCATGTTCTAAAATTGGCTTGGAAAGTGATGCTCCTAATCCTTGTGCAAAATAAAAAGATTGATTATATCCTCTTTTCTTCCATTTCTTCTTATGCAGCGGAATAGGAATGATGATATCGATATGGGTAAAGAGGTCATTCTTTACTAACGTTTTGCCATATTGTTCTCCGAAGAAATAGGCTAATTCAGGTTGGTTAGCATATTTTATTTGATATAAAATACGTTCAACACGCGATTCTTTCTTTAACAAAAGCATTGCTGCAGCATGTTCAAAAGGAAATTTACCCCAAAGCTGACGTGCAACTTGATTGTTTGGATCCAAATGAAAATTAGTAATTGGTAAATGGAATAAACAACTTGTACAGATATGTTTTTCCTGGCTCATCAAAACATGTCCACAGCCAGCACAGACAATAGGAAAAAATAGTGTCGAAAAATCTTTTAGATAGTTGAATAATTGGTTCTTCATCATGATTATGGCTATACGAATATAGCCATAATCATCTATATTAAGCTTCTTGAGCCTCTTTATCTTTTATCGCCAATTGACCACATGCCGCATCAATATCTTTCCCACGACTTCTTCGAAGATTGGTATTAATACCTTGACTTTTTAAGTAATTAGCAAATATCTCTATCTTATCGGCATCCGCATTTAGGAAACTTGCCAATGAAATTGGATTATATTCAATGATGTTTACTTTGCAAGGTACATGTTTACAAAATCTTGCGAGTTCTTTGGCATCTTCCAGATCATCATTGAAATTATCAAAAACGATATACTCAAAGGTAATTGGACTCTTTGTTTTGGCGTAAAAATACTTCAAAGCATCTGCTAACGCTTCTAATGTATTCTGTTCATTAATCGGCATGATTTCATTTCGCTTCTTATCATTTGCAGCATGTAAAGAAAGTGCCAAATTAAAGCGAACCTGATCATCACCGAGTTTTTTAATCATTTTTGCAATACCAGCTGTAGACACGGTAATGCGTTTAGCAGCCATATTCAATCCATCAGGAGAAGTAATTCGCTCTACTGATTTCATCATATTTGCGTAGTTTAACAAAGGTTCTCCCATACCCATATAAACGATATTCGTCAACGGTTGGTTATATTTTTCCTCTGCCTGTTTTGCAATTAAAACAACTTGATCATATATTTCGTCCGCATTTAGATTACGTTTACGATCCATATAACCTGTAGCACAGAATTTACACGTTAAGCTACAGCCCACCTGCGAACTGACACACGCCGTCATTCTCTCTGGAGCAGGAATTAAAACACCTTCAATGACATTGCCATCATACAATGAAAAACTACTCTTAATGGTTTTATCTGAACTTATTTGTGATTGTTTTACTTTGACAGCATGAATAACAAAATTCTCCTTTAGCTTCTCTCTCAAAGGTTTACTCAGATTGCTCATCAAATCAAAATCTACACAAGACTTTTGCCAAATCCATTCGTAAATTTGTTTTGCACGAAATCCTTGCTCACCCATTTCAGTAAGCTTTTCTTTAATCTGATCTATCGACAGACTACGAATATCAATTATTTTACTTTTTTCAGCCACGGCACAAAGGTAAAGTAATTTCTATAAAAACCTTCTTGTTATAATGTCATAAAATATAGAACTGTCTGAATAATAATTTATTACTTAAACTAAAAATAAGATATACAAAACCCATACTCACTCCATCGTTATTCTTATGATTGGCAATATAAAAACAAGCAAAATACTTAACTGAATGAAAAAGAACCTGCTGAATAGCATATGAGATGAAAATAACAGAAAAAAAATATAGTTCAATACTGTATTCTGTATAAAGTTTTCCTAGTTTTGAATGACGAATTTCAAGATATAGCATGAAATAATCTTAGTATAAGACAATTCTTATTATCATCGTGTTACTAATGGAAATAAAAAAACTAGAAAAAATACATTATGTCGATGTTGCTCGAATTTATCAACAAGCAATAGATGCAGGAAATATCACATTGGCAACAAAAACAGCTTCTTGGGAAGATTGGGATAAAGAGCATTTGACATATATGCGTTTTGTTGCCATCAGTAACGAAAACGTCATTGGCTGGGTTGCTCTATCTCCTGTTTTACAACGTACGGGATACCAAGGAGTCACAGAGTTAAGCATCTATATTGATGAAAATAAACAAGGTAACGGAGTCGGGAAAATATTAATGCACTATATTATTGATCAAGCTGAGCAAGCTGGTATTTGGACGATACTCTCTTTTATCTTTCCTGAAAATAAAAGAAGTATTGAATTGCACAAAAAATTCGGATTTAAACTATTGGGAACTCAAGAAAAAGCGGCAAAACTAAACGGTATTTGGATGGATAATTGTATTTTGGAACGCAGATCAACAATTATTTAGCATAAAAAATCCCATTTTTAAAATGAAAATGGGACACTGTTTATTGCTTTAATATAGGTAGAAAACTTAACCGTGTATGGCTTCTTTATTACCATATGATTGTATTAATTTCCCTTCAAAATCTAACCACTCTTTCCAACGCTTATCAACATCAACATCCGTCGAATATTGACGTGCAAAATTAAGAAAAGTCGTATAATGGTTTGCCTCAGAAATCATTAAATCATGATAAAACTTAGCAAGTTCTTCATCTTTTATATTTTGTGACAACACCCGAAAACGTTCACAACTTCGAGCTTCGATCATTGCAGCAAACAATAAACGATCGATAAACGCCATATTGCGAGAACCATCTTTCTTATTGAATCTCATCAATTGTCCCACATAATCATCCTTACGTTCTTTTCCTAACGTATACCCTCTTTCTTTGATGATATCAATGACCATTTGAAAATGTTGCATCTCCTCAATAGC encodes the following:
- a CDS encoding VanZ family protein, encoding MIRLLLDYKWVMLWAVVVIVLCCMPGQSFNKIPSYPGMDKLVHAGMFFVFCTLIYNGVLIQFKGRPTRWVPILIVSILGILFGLLTEALQLYIFTYRSGDWWDLFADSVGIGMSGFAYLLFYVKRK
- a CDS encoding ComF family protein, encoding MMKNQLFNYLKDFSTLFFPIVCAGCGHVLMSQEKHICTSCLFHLPITNFHLDPNNQVARQLWGKFPFEHAAAMLLLKKESRVERILYQIKYANQPELAYFFGEQYGKTLVKNDLFTHIDIIIPIPLHKKKWKKRGYNQSFYFAQGLGASLSKPILEHGLIRKVETVSQTQKSRLERYENVLNVFFCPDETAVKDKHILLVDDVLTTGATITAAAEQLIAIGCKISILTLARA
- the rlmN gene encoding 23S rRNA (adenine(2503)-C(2))-methyltransferase RlmN; this translates as MAEKSKIIDIRSLSIDQIKEKLTEMGEQGFRAKQIYEWIWQKSCVDFDLMSNLSKPLREKLKENFVIHAVKVKQSQISSDKTIKSSFSLYDGNVIEGVLIPAPERMTACVSSQVGCSLTCKFCATGYMDRKRNLNADEIYDQVVLIAKQAEEKYNQPLTNIVYMGMGEPLLNYANMMKSVERITSPDGLNMAAKRITVSTAGIAKMIKKLGDDQVRFNLALSLHAANDKKRNEIMPINEQNTLEALADALKYFYAKTKSPITFEYIVFDNFNDDLEDAKELARFCKHVPCKVNIIEYNPISLASFLNADADKIEIFANYLKSQGINTNLRRSRGKDIDAACGQLAIKDKEAQEA
- a CDS encoding GNAT family N-acetyltransferase, with translation MEIKKLEKIHYVDVARIYQQAIDAGNITLATKTASWEDWDKEHLTYMRFVAISNENVIGWVALSPVLQRTGYQGVTELSIYIDENKQGNGVGKILMHYIIDQAEQAGIWTILSFIFPENKRSIELHKKFGFKLLGTQEKAAKLNGIWMDNCILERRSTII
- a CDS encoding tRNA-(ms[2]io[6]A)-hydroxylase, with the protein product MLGLKLLTDPRWANIAEGNLEEILTDHAWCEQKAASNAISLIMYNSEYEELVHELTAIAIEEMQHFQMVIDIIKERGYTLGKERKDDYVGQLMRFNKKDGSRNMAFIDRLLFAAMIEARSCERFRVLSQNIKDEELAKFYHDLMISEANHYTTFLNFARQYSTDVDVDKRWKEWLDFEGKLIQSYGNKEAIHG